The following proteins come from a genomic window of Marinobacter sp. MDS2:
- a CDS encoding amino acid ABC transporter ATP-binding protein: protein MIKLASLSKHFGKTVVLDEIDLTIEKGEIVVIIGPSGTGKSTLLRCINFLEQPTAGTITVGDLTVDVKQASRADILSLRRQTAFVFQNYALFANKTALQNIAERLLVVDKWPKEKAYEKAREILGKIGLAEKADAYPASMSGGQQQRVAIGRAMAAGAEVILFDEPTSSLDPEWVEEVLGLMKQLAAERQTMLVVTHEMSFARDVADRVIFVDGGHIVEQGPPSEIFQNPKDPRTQDFLKKILATNPV, encoded by the coding sequence ATGATCAAACTAGCCTCACTGAGCAAGCATTTTGGCAAAACAGTCGTACTCGACGAGATCGACCTGACCATTGAAAAAGGCGAGATTGTTGTGATCATTGGGCCTTCCGGCACAGGTAAATCCACCCTGCTCCGCTGCATTAATTTTCTGGAACAACCAACGGCCGGAACCATCACCGTTGGCGACCTGACGGTCGATGTAAAACAGGCCAGCCGCGCCGACATTCTTTCACTGCGCCGTCAAACCGCCTTCGTATTCCAGAACTACGCCCTGTTTGCCAACAAGACCGCCTTGCAAAACATCGCCGAGCGTCTGTTGGTTGTCGATAAATGGCCGAAAGAAAAGGCTTATGAGAAGGCTCGCGAGATTCTGGGGAAAATCGGTTTGGCGGAAAAAGCTGATGCCTATCCAGCATCTATGTCTGGCGGCCAGCAGCAACGAGTTGCGATTGGGCGGGCCATGGCTGCGGGCGCAGAGGTAATCCTGTTTGATGAACCCACTTCATCTCTGGATCCCGAGTGGGTAGAAGAAGTGCTGGGGCTAATGAAGCAGCTGGCTGCTGAGCGCCAGACTATGCTGGTGGTCACCCATGAAATGTCGTTCGCCCGAGATGTGGCTGATCGCGTGATCTTTGTCGATGGTGGCCATATTGTGGAACAAGGACCGCCCAGCGAGATATTCCAGAATCCGAAAGACCCTCGAACTCAGGATTTTCTCAAGAAGATACTCGCCACCAACCCCGTGTAA